The following is a genomic window from Cryomorphaceae bacterium 1068.
CAAAAAAAACCGATGAGGGATTTCATCGGTTCATTTGAGTTTAAGGGGGGTGATCGTAAACTGCTAGGCGGCCATAATCAATGCGGGGTCGCTGAATGGACTTTCATGTCTGCGTCCGTATGCTTTGACTCTGAACCAATAATAAGTGCCTGGTGTAAGGTTTCCAATGTTGATTTTGCTTTTAGAAGTTATACCAACCGTTGCCCACTCTGAGTTTTGGTCATTGGGGTCAGTTGTGGTCATTTCTACATGATTGCTAACTGAATTAACCACGGGTTTCCACTTTAGCTTGACCATTCCTCCGTAATCCGTTCTCTTTGCCATCAGTGATTCGGGCCTTTGAAGAGGTGCGGTTTCGTTGGCCTCTTTGCGTATGTCAAATCCCGAGGTTAGGATAACATTGGCATCGCCTTCTGCCATGAAGGATACATAAAGCGAGAGTTTACGCAGCATATTTTTCAATTCATCGGTTACTGTATTCCGATTGGCGATTGCAATGCGGTCACCGTCGCTACTTTTAATGTCCAATGCTTCTAGCTTTTCTCGTTTTACAGCTATTTCGGCCAAGGTAGGTGAGGGATCGGGAAAGTGTGCGTTGCCATTCATACTCGATTCTACCGATAGGCAGTAGAAAATTAAATCAGAAGTATTGAGTTTGGCAATGCCTAGTTTAAGTTTGGCCATGATTCCGTTGTGTAATTCGGTTTCTTTGATTGAGTCTTACGCAATCGAGCATTTTTTTGTTACGTTTTTGCCAAATTCTTTTTGGAAAAGGGGAGGAGCATAGAAGAAAAGAGGGATTCCCTATTGGAAAAGGCGGCTTGTCCACAGGAATTGACCAAGAGTCAATAATCAATTGAGAATACCTTGAAGGAAAAGGCTAATAGTCTTTGGGGTATTTTCATTTTCCTATTGGAAAAAGGAATTTTCCTTTTAGGAAAGGGGAAAAGGGTAAAGGGAAAAGAGAGGAGTTAAAAGGGAATGGAGGTTTTTTTGCTGTATTGATTCTAAGTTGTTGCCATACCCAGGCGATACAATCGCGCGGCAAGGGTTGAGGAGGATCAATACTTTGTTCTTAGAGCATTCTTTTTAGAAGGTTAAATTGGGGCAATCCGTATAGAGGTGTCAAATCGACTTTATGGCAACATTGTTTTTTTAATCCCTTTTTTCAGCGATAAAAAAGGGAGAAAAAATCTTGAGAAAGATAAGGCGTTTTTGTGCCCTTTGCGCAAGCTACCCCTTCTGCAAAACCGATGTTAGCGACGGCGGGTAAAAAATGAGAACGGCTTTGTTTATTGAAATAAAACGCTGCTTTATAAATTGCTTTACCACCCTCTTGCATCTAACGCTGGATCATTCTCCGTCACTCCTCCGGAGTGATTGGGCGTAGGACGGGATTAAAGAAGTGGCCTTAATGGGTGGAGGTTTTATTGTGTTTGGAATAACCCACCATATGGCATATTTGCTCGTAATGACCTAAGTACTTTCTTTCATATAGTCTTGCCATTGGACCAATACGTATTTTGTGCGGTTGTTTTCGGTGCGGGTGAGGTATCCGTATTCGTAGCAGAAAAGGTACACGTCGCCTTTTGTGTTTTTCCAGTAGTGTGTAAAGTATTTCGGGTCAAAACCCTCTTTGATCAAGGTTTCTTTTCGGATGGTGGCTTTTCCTGCTTGGTTGTAGTGCTTGAGCAGCTTTCCAGCCACGCGATACAATCCCGCGGCAAGGGTTTAAATAGTAGCTATCACGGTTTTGGGGAGAAGACCCTGCTTACCTGCGTAATCGATTGCATTTTACCGTTTTCGGATGATCAATATTTCATCGTCAGAGAACTCCATCCAAGCCAAATTATAGATGTAGTAAAATGTTTTGCCACGGGAATTGACATGTAAGTGGGTGTGGTACATAAATCGAAACTTTTTGGTTTCCAAAGCATTTCGGTAGACCTTGATTTGCGATTTGTTCTTGCCCAAGAGTTCCAGTAGGATTCCATGGTTTCTTTTGAGGTATCCGTTTATTTCAATGGCGGCTTTTTTGGAGGCGTAGCGTAGTTTGGAGTGATAGACGTTTTTACAAGCCTGCGAGCAGAAAATCTTGTCGGTTCTTCCGACGATGGGTTCGTGACAAATCTTGCACTTTCTTCTCATCTACTCATTTGCTGTACAGTCAAATATAGCTTATCCGTTTGTAACCGTTAAAAACGTTTATAAACGTTTAGCTACGCTTATTGGGGTCTTGGTTGAGTAGATTGTCCAAACAAACCAAAAATTACCGGAAATGGCTACCAGACGAATCACGTTAAAGAACTTATTCATAGCCGATCAGCGGCAGATCGGGCTTCAATTCTACCCCGATCATGTTCTTCAGGCATTGGTGAAAACCTTGCCTGATGTGCAGTGGAGCCAAAAGTTTGGGATGGTCTACGTTCTCAATACCCCATCCAACTTGGACTTGCTGTTCAAAACCTTTGCAGGAGTAGCCTGGATAGACTGCGGGCTCTTTACGGGAAGACGCGCGCGACAAGACAATCCGGAACTAGAGCTCGATCCCGCTCTGATCAATAAGTCAAAGCGGCTTCCGCCATGTCCGCCCGAGTTTATCCAAAGGCTTCAAATAAGCCGCTACTCAACGAGTACCGCCAGAACGTACATTCACTATTTTCGGGTTTTTATGGGCCATTTCAAGGATAAGAAGCTCCTTGAAATCAATGAAAGAGACATTCTCAATTACATACAAGGATTGGTAAACCTTGGTAAATCAGATACCTATGTCAATCAGATGCTCAACTCGGTTAAATTTTACTATGAAGTAGTGCTGGAGATGCCCAATCGGTTTTACTCCATCGACAGGCCGCGCAAAAAGAAGGAGTTGCCTGAAGTGATCAGTCAAGAAGAGGTAAAACTTTTGCTGAATGCCATACCCAATCTCAAGCACAAATGTATTGTTCAGACCCTATATTCGGCGGGCTTGCGGCGGCATGAACTACTTAGCTTAAAGCCACACCATATCGATAGCAAGCGCATGGTAATAAAAGTAGAGCACGGAAAGGGAGGTAAGGACAGACTAACCCTTTTGAGCCCTACCTTGCTTACGAATCTGCGATCCTACTTCAGAGCTTACAAGCCGAAGAACTATCTTTTTGAAGGCAAGCAAGGTGGCCAATACAGCGCAACCAGTGTACGAATGATCATCCATACAGCGGCAAAGAAAGCGGGGTTAAAGCAGCGGATCACACCGCACATCTTGCGGCACAGTTTTGCTACACATTTATTGGAGGCGAATACGGACTTACGCTACATTCAATCACTGCTGGGGCACAGCAGTACAGTGACAACAGAGATATACACACATGTGGCCACCAAGAACATTTCTCAGATTCAGAGTCCGCTTGATAGCCTTTAATTTGTTATACTTGTATAGACATTACACCGATGAGCTGAGACGGTTCAAGAGTTTCTTCATCCAGCTACGCCCATAGGTGAAATAAGCGCAATAGCGCTTATCCAATTGTTGGGCCACATTATAAAGAGAAACGTAAAAACACAATAAATGAAAAAGGACTTGGACCCGAAACATCAATTGATAATGGACTTTATAGATGCAGATGTTGGGCACATTGACACATCATTCAAGGTTATTGATAACATTTCAATCACCGAAATAAACGGGTATATTAAAATACATGAACATTTTACTAAGGAAGTTCGGGAAGACCCAATTCTGAAATCTCGTCTTGAGAAAACGATAAGGTATATTCGTAAGCCCGAAACAACTCTGCAAGTCGTCGAAAAGGAATTGAAACGGATTCAGAATCCCCAAACCCCAAATATATAGAGTTTGAATCCTTGTAAATGCCGACAATGTAATCTTCGGACGTTCTTAAATAATCAAAACGCTCATTTTGTAGCTCTTTAAACCTGCTCATACCCCAAATTTACTACCTTCACTAACTAACTTTGTTATTGAAAAGATGGAAGAATATGAGTCATACTGCGAGAAACTCTCAATCGATGAGCTGAGAGAAGAGATATTCAAGCTTACGCGTCCAGATGACAAATCTCATGCTTCTAATTCTACATTCGCTCTCGGAACCTATTTACTTAAACTGCAAGAGAAATCAAACTACTCCCCAATTTTTCCACTTGAACTATCTCCAATTCCAAAAAATGAGCTTCGTGAATGGGGTGAGCAGTATTCTAAAAGAGTACTTATCGGTCAAGGCGGACTCCAAAAATTTCAAGTTGATGCTGCTTTAAGCTACACTTCCTTTCAAAACCTAACAAAGGAACAGTGGAAGAAAATAAGCTCAGGAGAAATAGACAATTTTCTTTTGTACGTTGAAGACAAGAAAAAGAAAGGTAACTCAGAACACGAATTACCTAATGAATATAAATTACTTGCTGATAATTATTTAGAAGAATATAAA
Proteins encoded in this region:
- a CDS encoding fibronectin type III domain-containing protein, with amino-acid sequence MAKLKLGIAKLNTSDLIFYCLSVESSMNGNAHFPDPSPTLAEIAVKREKLEALDIKSSDGDRIAIANRNTVTDELKNMLRKLSLYVSFMAEGDANVILTSGFDIRKEANETAPLQRPESLMAKRTDYGGMVKLKWKPVVNSVSNHVEMTTTDPNDQNSEWATVGITSKSKINIGNLTPGTYYWFRVKAYGRRHESPFSDPALIMAA
- a CDS encoding tyrosine-type recombinase/integrase, translated to MATRRITLKNLFIADQRQIGLQFYPDHVLQALVKTLPDVQWSQKFGMVYVLNTPSNLDLLFKTFAGVAWIDCGLFTGRRARQDNPELELDPALINKSKRLPPCPPEFIQRLQISRYSTSTARTYIHYFRVFMGHFKDKKLLEINERDILNYIQGLVNLGKSDTYVNQMLNSVKFYYEVVLEMPNRFYSIDRPRKKKELPEVISQEEVKLLLNAIPNLKHKCIVQTLYSAGLRRHELLSLKPHHIDSKRMVIKVEHGKGGKDRLTLLSPTLLTNLRSYFRAYKPKNYLFEGKQGGQYSATSVRMIIHTAAKKAGLKQRITPHILRHSFATHLLEANTDLRYIQSLLGHSSTVTTEIYTHVATKNISQIQSPLDSL